From the genome of Candidatus Flexicrinis proximus:
AGGGTAGGCGGGGCGTCGTGGAGATTGCGAAGCGCCGGAGGGTATTCCACATCATCCCAAGCGATCACGCTGATCCCGGCCGCCTGCCACCTGAGGAGATCTTCCAGCGTGGCCGCCAGGTTAATCGCCTTGATTGCGGCGCAGATGGCCGGCCCGACTCCTTTGATTGCCTGAAGCTGGCGTGGGGTCGCGTTCAAGACCGCTTCGGGCGAGCCGAATACGTCGACCAGCGCGCTTATCGTGCGCCCGCCGATCCCGCGAATCAGGCTGAGCGCGACCCAGGCTGCATCGGACAACTTAGTCTTCCTGGTAGTATTCGATGATCGACAAAAGCATGGCGTTCATAAACGTATTGACCTGGCGCAAGAGCTGCGCCCACTCGGAGGGGCTGCGGGGCGCGGCCAACTCTGACCATGTCAAAACGGAGTTAATCACGAAGTCGCTAAAATAGATAAACCCGCGTACCGCTTGAGGCAGAGATAGGCCGTCGGCAATCAGGCCGACTGCATACTTGGTTCCCATGTCGATCGCGCGCCCGAGACCGCTGTCCGGCGCGCCGCTGGCGAGGTATTGGCGCAGTTCTTCCAATAAGGCGCGCCCCTGCGTCCGCATGGCCTGCCGGGTTTCTTCGCGCATCGCGGCATACCACGGCGCTCCGGATAAGTGCCCTTCGCCTACCTGGAGGCGCGTCTCGCCGAGCGCATTCTGGATGATGACCTGTACTTCTACCGGCTGAAGCTCGGAATGCTGGCGTATCTGCCGCTGCAGATCGGCAAGGCGAAACCGCCGGTGACCCCCGGGCGTGCGGCGCGATGGGATGTCTCCCTTATCCGCCCAATTGCGTACGGTTGCTGGATGTACGCCGAGCAGTTCTGCCGCTCGTCTTAAGCTCACCCACTCCGAATCGCTCATGTTGTCCCTCATTGGCCCGCACACTGCCGATTATAGCAGCAGTTGGACGATGCCCTAAACTCTTAGTACACGCTGGAATGGCGCTCCTAAGCCATCCGTTGTTCGTCTTCAGTAGTCGGTGTCCAGCTACAGCACTTGTGCTGAGGGAGTATTTCGGATTCAGACGAAGGACCGCTGTTTGTCACCCAACGGACGCCATGTATGGCGTTCCTAGAAGTGACCGTGTTTCTTGCCGTACAGACCTGCGAGGAGGAACACACCCCGCGCAGCCAAAGCGTGGTCGCTATTGGTTGAACTCCGACTCACGGCTTAGAGGAGAAAGTGGCGGACAGCAGGCATGCTTTGCTTAGCCACCAGCTGTTAGTTTCCAGCTTCCAACGTGCAACTGCACATCGACGCTGAGCGGAAAAGCGTCGAACTTGAAGACAGATGAATGCCGGGCCACAAAAGCCCTCTGCTCTGCTCCGGTCAGCGAGTACGCACAGGAACCGGGCGCGCGGTGAGACGCAGCGCAGGATCGTTGGCCGGGTCCAGGAAGCGGCCAGCATAGTCAGCCCCTTCGGCATAGGCCTGCGCGGCCATGCGTCTCAATTGCTCGACCTCGCGAGTCTCCTCCGCAGACATCCAGCCGTCATAGTAATCGCTGACCGCGGGCATGCGCGGCGCAGCGTGTTGAACCGATTCAACCGGAGGCTCCGGGGTGATGACCGCAGGCGGAGGCGGTTCGGGAGAAGGTGCAGCGTCCGGGACGAACGCACCCATTTTGTGGAGCGTGCCGATAAGCTGACTGA
Proteins encoded in this window:
- a CDS encoding helix-turn-helix domain-containing protein, which gives rise to MSDSEWVSLRRAAELLGVHPATVRNWADKGDIPSRRTPGGHRRFRLADLQRQIRQHSELQPVEVQVIIQNALGETRLQVGEGHLSGAPWYAAMREETRQAMRTQGRALLEELRQYLASGAPDSGLGRAIDMGTKYAVGLIADGLSLPQAVRGFIYFSDFVINSVLTWSELAAPRSPSEWAQLLRQVNTFMNAMLLSIIEYYQED